A part of Marinilabiliales bacterium genomic DNA contains:
- a CDS encoding galactokinase, translated as MAITDSVKNRIASGRNSHFAALYGNDPEELDRQLAIWTGLAERFAGRFGAAGECSFFSSPGRTEIGGNHTDHNYGRVLAGSVNLDNIAVAAPNGSEIIRIDSEGYPAFEIDMGDTAVREEEKFTAAALVRGMVAGLRSAGFGCSGFDACIEGRVPKGSGLSSSASFEVLIGTMINHLFNEGNIDPLQIAKTGQYSENQYFGKPCGLMDQVACAVGGLVTIDFKDPADPLVRRVDFDFTATGYSLVITDTGGDHAGLNDEYASLPSDMRSVASALGADVLRQVSLEDVVEAIPGLRKKTGDRAILRAYHFQGDNERVVRQVEALEKGDFSAFLGMVVESGYSSFMYNQNIHSPQSVREQGVALGLAMSEMVLRGSGAWRVHGGGFAGTIQAFVPDDLLDDYAKTMEHVFGKGACKKLFIRNRGAIKLEL; from the coding sequence ATGGCAATAACAGATAGTGTAAAAAACCGGATAGCATCAGGCAGGAACAGTCATTTTGCAGCTCTTTACGGCAACGATCCGGAGGAGCTTGACAGGCAACTGGCTATATGGACCGGGTTGGCAGAGAGGTTTGCCGGGAGGTTCGGAGCCGCAGGCGAATGTTCGTTTTTCAGCTCGCCGGGACGCACCGAGATAGGGGGAAACCATACCGACCACAATTACGGCAGGGTGCTTGCAGGGTCGGTGAACCTTGACAACATTGCCGTTGCTGCACCGAACGGTTCAGAGATAATAAGGATAGATTCGGAAGGTTATCCCGCTTTTGAAATTGATATGGGCGATACTGCGGTAAGGGAAGAAGAAAAATTCACTGCAGCGGCCCTGGTGCGTGGGATGGTCGCCGGCCTCAGGAGCGCCGGTTTCGGATGCAGCGGTTTTGATGCATGTATCGAGGGGCGGGTACCTAAAGGGTCGGGACTCAGCTCATCGGCATCTTTCGAGGTGCTTATCGGCACTATGATAAACCACCTGTTCAATGAGGGGAATATTGATCCGTTACAGATTGCAAAGACAGGCCAGTACTCCGAGAACCAATATTTCGGTAAGCCTTGCGGACTTATGGACCAGGTGGCTTGTGCGGTCGGGGGACTTGTAACAATTGATTTCAAGGACCCTGCCGATCCTTTAGTGAGGAGGGTGGACTTTGACTTTACCGCGACAGGTTACTCTCTCGTTATTACCGATACCGGAGGTGACCATGCAGGGCTGAATGATGAATATGCATCGCTCCCGTCTGATATGAGATCGGTGGCATCGGCACTTGGAGCTGATGTACTCAGGCAGGTGAGCCTTGAGGATGTGGTTGAGGCCATACCCGGTCTGAGGAAGAAGACGGGAGACAGGGCCATCTTGAGAGCATACCATTTCCAGGGAGATAATGAAAGGGTGGTGAGACAGGTGGAGGCGCTGGAGAAGGGCGATTTCAGTGCTTTTCTAGGTATGGTTGTGGAATCGGGTTACAGCTCTTTCATGTACAATCAGAACATTCACTCACCCCAAAGTGTGAGGGAGCAGGGAGTGGCACTGGGACTTGCAATGAGCGAGATGGTACTCAGGGGCAGCGGAGCCTGGCGTGTTCACGGGGGAGGGTTTGCCGGTACCATCCAGGCATTCGTGCCGGATGACCTTCTTGACGACTATGCAAAAACCATGGAGCATGTTTTTGGTAAAGGGGCCTGTAAAAAGTTGTTTATCAGGAACAGGGGAGCCATAAAGCTGGAGCTTTAA